From the genome of Thiovibrio frasassiensis:
ATGTTGGTACGCACGAAAAAGCACCATACTGAAAGCGTCCGCTTTGTCGGGCCACCGGCGGCAATCGAGCGCCTGCGCAAGCTGGCCCGTGAAACGGGTGTAGCGGAAGAAGCGGAAAGCATCCCCGCTTCCATGCTCAACCCGGAGCTTGATAGCAATCCTGGCGGGGTCTATCTCAAGGGTATTCGCCACCGAAACAGCCTCAGCCAGGAGCAGCTTGCCAAACTGACGGGGATACCAAGGCGGCATATTTCCGAAATGGAGAACGGCAAGCGAACCATCGGCAAAGAAAACGCCAAGAAGATGGCCCGTGCCCTTGGCTGCGACTATCGCGCCTTTCTCTGAAATTTTCCCAATCTTTTCGGGAAATAAGTATTATGTCCCCGGAATTACACTATGTCCCCGGAATTCCGAAAAAAACGACTCAATAAATAGATATTATGTCCCCAGAAAACTATAAGCAGCTAAGGTTTGATCATGGACGAATTAAAGAAAAGAATATTTTCAAGTGGTGCCTTTCGAAGCTTTTTAAAAGAAAGAGATGCATCTGTAATTTTTCGCAACTACGGATGGAAAGCGCAGCACGGAGTCTACTATCAGGACGTAGATTCTGGAAAACACCGAGAAATTGATGTCTTGGCCAGTCAGATTTGGACTAAAAAAACGAAATTTGGCACCCAATATGCACGACTTAGGGTTCCAGTAGAGGTTAAAACGATGAAGGAGTATCACATCATCGTCTCTCCAACCACGGGGGAAGAATGGAGCTCTAGTTATCGAAACAATATATGTCTAGCGGAGTCGGGGAATGAGTATGTCAGGCTCAGAAAAGACCTTCAGGCGAGTGGGTTGCAGGAAGGGGCAGTGGATTCGCTCATTGCTGGCATGCATGAATTCGCCTGGCCTAAAGATAGGGCTAGGCTACATTCTTTAATGCTAGCCCCACCAAAAGAGCTTGTTTTCACATCCTTTCGTGAAACGAACATTGGTGGAGAAAAGGAGCTAGAAAATTCGGTATTTTGGAGAGCAAGTCAAAACCTTAATTCTGCCGTAAAGAGTATTGCTGAGTCCATCTATCAGTACCACATTGGTTGGATTCTTGCTGGGAGGGAGAACGAGAAGTTCAAGGGGAATGACTACATTGATGAAACATTTGACTGGATGTGCTCACAAGTTCAATTTGTTGACATTATTCATCCGGTTGTCGTTACCGATGCAAGTTTGTGGTCCATCGAAAAAAACGCGCCTACGGAAATCGGCTGGGCGCGTTTTGGGTTGCACGGATATAACGATTGGCCTGAGTGGTGGTGCGACCTCGTTAACTCAAGCCATTTGGAATCTTATGTGGAGCTTTTGTCAAATCACTACACATCTGCTCTTAAAAAAACCAAGGCAAAGATAAATTCCAAGTAATAGAAAGAGCCGAACTAAAATTCTGGGGACACTTTACTTAATTATTGAGACGAGAAAACCCTCTTCGACAGGCGGAGCACAACTAATCAATCCGTAATCAATCCGCAGTGAAACCAATAGGGACGCTGGTAAGTTATGTAACTTAATACGTATAAAATAGGGACAGAGCCCAATTTTCACAATAAAACGAGCAAGCCTGCCAGGCTGAATTTCCTCTGCCGCGTAAATGTAACGAATTGAAGATGAAAAAACAAAACAACACCACCAAAAGAAAGCTAAAAATTCTCATTGTCGACGATCTTGAATTCCCAAGGGGGACTACAGGGACGCTGGCAAGTTATGTAACTTAAATAACGTATGAAATAGGAAACGGAGCCTCATTTTCACAATGCAATGAGCAAACCTGCTAGGCTGAATTTCCTCTGCCGTGTAAACGTAACGAATTGAAGATGAAAAAACAAAACAGCACCAGCAAGAGAAAGCTGAAAATTCTCATTGTCGATGACCTCGAATTCCCAAGAATGGTTATCCGAAACATGTTCCATGATTTGGGCTACGAGAGTCATAATAACATCCTGGAAGCGGCCAACGGCCTTGAGGCGCTTGCGGTGTTGAAAGAGACCCCGATCGACCTGATCGTCTGCGACTGGTTGATGCCGATCATGACCGGCTTTGAACTGCTGCAAAAAATCCGGGCGACGCCGGAATTTGCCAAGATTCCCTTCATTATGATTACCGCTGAGGCGGAAAAAGGGAATATCCTGGAAGCCATCAAGGCAGGGGTAAGTCAATACATCGTGAAACCATTCACCGCCGAGACTCTGTATCTGAAAATCGAGTCTGTTTTTGCCAAGTCCAAATAAAGCCTGCATTGAGGGAACAGAACCCGGTACCCTCAATGCAGGCCCACAAACAAAAAAAGCCCCCGACACCTTTCGGCACCGGGGGCTTTTCATAACCAGCAAAAACGCGAAACGACTTATTCCTTCTCGTCGTCGCTCAAGCCTTTCACAATAACCGCCCCTGCCAGCCCAAGCATCCCGAGGCCCTTGACCTGATCCATGGCCGGTTTCAGCATATGGGCCATGATGGTCCGGCGCAGATTGGCCTGCGGCATGGCCTGCGGGGTGCAGGTGGTGGTCAGCAGATGCATGTCCTTTTTGTTGCCGTAATAACGGACATTGGGACCGATCTTCACCTTGGCGCTTTCCAGTTTAGCCGCGCCTTTTTTCACATACTTGGCAACCTCGGAATTGGGATCGTTCAGATCGCCGAATATCCGGGCCCGGGCCAGACAGGTCTGCACACAGGCAGGCTCAAGGCCTTCAGCCACACGCTCAACGCAGAAGGTGCATTTGTCGGCCTTGGGATCGCTCTCTTCCTCATTCACATAACGAGCGCTGTACGGGCAGGCATCGGCGCAGGCGCCGCAACCAAGGCAGCGCTCCTTGTCGATCTGGACCGTACCGTTGAAGGGGTCCTTCCAGGTTGCAGCAACCTCCATCTTCTTGGTCTTGCCGCTCTTCGCATCGGTAAAGGTAACCTCTACCTTATCCGCCGGACAAACGTCGACGCACGCCGGCTTGTCGCAGTGGTTGCACAGGCCGGGATAATAGGTGGAAGCCAGGCCCTTGGGGGTCTTGGTCGGGCCAAGACGTGTTACCCAGTTTCTTCTCCGCTCTCTCTCGGCCGAATCCTTGCCGGTGGGAACCTCCCACTCTGCCCGGCAAGCAATGGCACAGGCGTGGCAACCCACACATTTCTCAAGATCTATAATCATTCCGTATTGACTCACGGCAATTCCTCCAAAACAAAATAGTTAATTTCTCTGGGGCATCATCAATTAGCTAACTGCCGCTTACGCGGGAATGCTCAGCACCTTGCCATTTTTGATGAACTTGACGAAGTTGTTCCGCATGCCATGCGCGCCGGTTTCAGGATCAACCGCAACCTTGGTGATCAAGCTCTGGTCGTCGATGCCTGCGCCAACGCCAACGGTCATGGCCTTGTTCATCGTGCCGTAACCATGGGCGGTGTACACGGTATCCTTACGGATGCCCGGGGTCACCTTAACCACGGAAGAGGTCCTGGACTTCACGCCGTCCTGGTTCACCAGCTCGATGGTGTCGCCGTCTTTCAGACCCATCTTCTTGGCGCACTCGTCGTTGAGCCATACCGGATTGATCGGCATCTCATTGTGCAGCCAGGTATTGTTCTGCGTCCGGTTGAAAGTGTGCATCGGAGCGCGACCGTATACCAAACGGGCAAAGCCCTTGGGCGGCTCGGGAACCGGGACATAGGTGGGAATGGCCGGATAACCTGCTTCCGCCAGCTCCGCACTATGAAATTCCACATCCAGGGCCTTACCATAGGGATCCACACCGGGCTGAAGATGGATACCATCCTCCTTGACCAGCTGTTCGATGGTCAGGTTGGCATCTTTCAACATGGTGTTGATCATATCCTCGGCAGACTTAACCTTGATATGCTCACCGTAGCCCATGCGCTTCGCCAGCTCGTTCATGATCCAGACAGATTCCTTACGCTCATGGTCGGCAGCGGTGGGAGAAACCAGCGGCATCCGCGCGGAAATAAACTGCTGATGCGGATCGGCAAAGTTCCACTGGGTACCCTTCTGGATATGATCGTAACGTTCCAGATAGGAGGATTCAGGCAGCAGGATGTCTGCGTACATGGTGATATCGGTGGGCATGACATCACAAACCATAACAAAATCCATCTGCTCCAGCATCTTGATGGTCAGCGCCTGATCAGGCACGGTCTGGATGGGATTCTGGCCCCAGGCAACAAAACCCTTGATCGCGTAAGGCTTGCCGGTCACGGCAGCATTACGGATCAGGTCGGTGGGGGTGCCCGGAGGAGAAAACTTGTAAACCTTTGCCATCTTGTGGAGGGCAAATTTCTCGGCATGCTCAGCCATGGGTTTCGGCCAGCCGGCCTTCCCGGTCTTGGGGCCTTTGCCTGCAACAAAGCCACCCTTGACGCCGATGGCACCCAAAAGACCGGTCAAACAAGCCAGGGCCCGCTCGCGCTGGAAGTCGTTACCGTGCCAGCTCACGTGACGGCCTGGATGGATGGAAACATTGGGAGCATTGGCGGCCAGCATATCGGCAACCTGCTTGATCTGCTTCTCTGGCACGTCGCAGGTCTTTGCCGCCCATTTGAGGGTGGCATGGGCAATGCCCTTGGAAAACTCATCAAAGCCCTTGCCGTGTTCGGCAACATATTTCTTGTCGTATTTGCCTTCCTTGATCAAGTAGTTCATGATCGCCAGCAGGAAAGCAGTATCGGTGCCGGGCTTGATCTTGACCCAGATGTCTGCCTTGGAAACAGAGGCAGAGAACCGGGGGTCAACAACGATCAGTTTGGCGCCGTTCTCAAGGCCCTTCAAATAGCGCTTCAGATGGGAGACATGGACGTTCTCACCAAAATGGCCACCGAGAAGGAAGATCGCCTTGGCATTGGCCATATCGACATTCTCACCGGGAGCAACACCCAAGGTAGCAACGTAAGCGGTGTCGCGGATACCGCGGCACTGGAAGAATGAAGCCTCGGAATTGTTCGGGGTGCCGACTACATTTTCGAAAAAGGTCATCGGGTATTTTGCGGAAGAACCGTGGGGAAAAATGGCAATACCCTGGGGGCCGTGCTTGTCGACAACCGCTTTGAGCTTGGTGGCGCACTCGTCAAGAGCCTCGGTCCAGGAAATCCGCTTCCATTCAGGGGCGCCACGCTTGCCGACGTTCTTCATGGGGAATTTCAAACGATCCGGATCGTAGAGCAGCTTGACACCGGCGTTGCCACGGGCACAGATACTCTGACCGTTGTCGATGCTCTTGGGGTTGCCTTCAAGCTTCACCAGCTTGCCGTCCCGCACCTTGCCCACCAGCTGACAACGCCAGAAGCACATTTCGCAGACACCACCCACCGCAGTCTTGGTGCCGGCAAAGCTGCCGGGCGCGGTGAAGGGTTTCTTGACAAACGGCGTACTCGCGTTTGCCTGCCTGGCAAAACAGCCGGACATTGCTGCCGAGGCTGCCGCAAGGGATGCGGTCTGCAGAAATTTACGTCTCGTCAGATTCAAAGCCATTTTACAATTCCTCCCTTATAAAAAAATCAATAAGATTTACTAAAACCCTGTAGTAAGGGTGACGAACCTCAGCTAAAACCCGCGCCCGAAAGCTCGGAAACCATGGTCTGAAATGCTTTTGCAGAAAGAGCTCTTCTTCCTGGGTTTTGCCTTCTTCGGCAAGAAGCGCCAGAAATTCCAATTCAAAGTTGATGTGGTCGGGAATATCTGATTCACCCACCAGCTCAAAGCCCTGCTCCCGGTAAAAGGCCTTGGCCTTTTCTGCGCTGGGGCCGTAGAGCATGCCGTCGTCGCTGAGATAAACCGAACCGTAAGGCGGCGCAACCACTTTGGGAATGGCGTTCACAAAGAGTCGCGTATGTTCAACCTGGATTGGTTCAAGCCAATCAGTCTTATCGGAAATTGACTGCCGGAGGGCCTGCGCCTCGTCATCCCAGCCAAGCTCGGCAAGAAATGCATCGAGTATGGAAAAATAATCGGCCTGCATCCAGTCGGAAGTGGGATAACGCATGGACTGAGCGAGAAAGCGGTAGATTTCCGCCATGCTGATCGATGTGGATTGGGTCATGGCCTCACTTGGGGGGTCAGAAAGATATCATTATAAAATATACACTCAGCGAAGACCATTTCACAACACATCAAAAAAAAGGTCAGCAACAGATAAAAGAGTACAACCCGCTGAGTGTTTACCAGGGAAAAAAGCAATAGAAAAGGCTATAACACAAGGGTCCCCCATTGGAAATGCGTCAAATTGTCGCACACTTGACAAGGGAGAAAGGAAGCACTTCAACTTCCCGCCAAATAATGGTATGCATCATGGGTTGTTTTCCAAGAAAGAACGTGGGCTTACAATCCGGCAATAAATACGCCTGCGGTTTCCCGCAAAAATAGGGGCTATTCTGTGCACTGTGCTCATCAAAATAGTAATTTCTCCGGGGAAGCAAAAAATGACACCTCGGCCAGAATCGCCTTCGCCTGGCTGTTGCATTTACGCTGGGGAGCGGTGGCGGCCCAGGTTCTCCTGGTGCTGATTGCCCTGTTTTTTCTTAAAATCACCCTGCCCTACCGGATTATTTTCTCCATTCTCGCCTTTGAAGTCTTATCCAATCTCCTCTTCTCTTTCCTGAAACGAAAAGAAACCGCCATTGCCGCCCCGATCTTCGCGCTGGTCATGTTCCTGGATATTTCTCTGCTCACCGGGCTTATCTACTATTCCGGCGGCCCCATGAATCCCTTCACCTTTCTCTATCTGGTACATATTACCCTGGGTGCCATTCTCCTGCCGCCTGGCTGGTCTTGGGGCCTCGCCTTTTTCACCTCCGGCTGCTATGCGTCTCTGTTTTTCCTGCCTGCCGAGGGAAGCCAGCAGCAAGCCTGTCATCCGGCGCCGGGAATGCCGGCAAGTCTCGGTGACCCGCTGAAGATCCATCTCCAGGGCATGTGGGTCGCCTTCACCGTCACGGCCTTTTTTATTGTTTTCTTTGTCAGCCGGATTCAAGAGGCCCTGGCTCGGCACCAGAAAACCCTGACGGACCTGCAGGAAGAAAAAACGAAAAGCGAAAGAATGGCCTCCCTTGCCACTCTCTCCGCCGGAGCTGCCCATGAATTCTCCACCCCTTTGTCGACCATTGCCGTGGCTGCCGGGGAGATGTTCCATACCCTGAAAAACAAGAATCTGACTGAACAATGCCCGGAACTTCTGGCTGATGTCACTCTGATCCGCGAGCAGGTAAGCCGTTGCAAGGATATCCTTTTCCATCTCGCCGCTGATGCCGGGGACCAGATGGGGGAAGCCTTCACGGATTTTTCCCTTGATGCATTGATGGAAAATCTGCGCAATAGCTTTTCGGAGCCTATCAAAAATCAGGTACACTATACCAACAGAACACAGGGGCTCTTGGTCAGGATGCCGCTCCGGACCCTGCGCCGCATTGTTCGGGGCCTTATCAAGAACGCCCTGGATGCCGCCCCGAACGCGCCTGTTTTGGTTGAATGCCGACAGGATGCGACCCGACTTTATATTGAGGTTACGGACAATGGCTCCGGCATGGCCCCTGATATTGCCGCCCGCGCCACCGAACCGTTTTTTACCACCAAGGAGCCGGGCAAGGGGTTGGGCCTTGGCCTCTTTCTTGCCAAAACCATAGCCGAAAGGTTTGGCGGGGGACTGACGTTGATTTCCGAGCCGGGAAAAGGCTCAACGGTAACTATTTTCTTTGCCCTGCAACAAATTAAGACCGGTACGCCGGAGGTATTTCATGGATAAGACGATTCTTTTGGTTGACGATGAAGAGCTGTTCCGGGAACGGCTGGCAAAGGCTTTTAGCCAGCGGGGGTTCACCGTTTTCACTGCCGGTGATTTCGATGAGGCCATGCGGGTCATTGGCAAACAGAGGCCGGCCATGGGGGTGATTGACCTGAAAATGCCCGGCAGATCAGGGCTGGAGCTCATTGCCGAAGCCAGGAAGATCAAGCCGGATATGCAGCTGGTCGTGCTCACCGGCTACGGCAGCATCGCCACGGCTACGGAGGCGGTGCGACTGGGAGCCCTGTACTACCTGCCAAAACCGGCGGATGTGGACGATATTCTCGGCGCCTTTGCCAGAAACCCGGAACTGGCCCTGGATGTGGACCAAGACGAGTTCACCGCCCCTTCCCTGGCCCGGGCCGAATGGGAACACATCAACCGCGTGCTCACCGACTGCGGGGGGAACATCTCCCTGGCCGCAAAAAAACTCGACCTGCACCGCAGAACCCTGCAACGAAAACTACAAAAATATCCTCCCAACAAATAGCCACACAACCTTCAAACAAGGAGTGGGACATGCACCCCAGACAAACGAACAAACCTGCCAAGCCTTGGCTCATTATTTTGTCAATCAGCGCAATGCTGCTGGCAAGCCCCCTGGCCTTTGCCGCTCCCCCCTCGGCACCGGCCGCAGCCCTCGCCCCACAGGTAATCAGCGAAACCATGCATTGCGCCGCCTGCGGCATGTTTCCCCAACGTTATCCCCAATGGCAGTCCCAGATCATCTTTACGGATGCGAGCATGGCCGCCTTTGACGGCTGCAAATGCATGTTCCGGTTTCTTCTCAACATGCAGAAATTTGCCCCCGAACGCAAGGCGGAGCAAGTGGCAGCTGTGTGGGTGAAGGATTTCAAGAGCGGAACCTGGATTGACGGCAAGGCTGCGTACTATGTAATCGGCAGCAAGGAGATGGGCCCGATGGGCAAGGAGCTCATCCCTTTTACTGCCAAGAGCGCCGCGGAAGAATTCCAAAAGGCAAACGGCGGGAGCATCGAAACCTATGCGAACATCAGCATGGACACAATCAAACCGCTCATGGGCGGGATGCAGATGAATATGCCGCACTCCCCCATGCATTAAAATATTTCCTCAGGTGACACGGGAGGACCCAACTCCCGTGTCACTTTTTCCTTCCCGTCCCCCAGTCACCTGTTCTCTGCAGTTGCCAGCATTACCGGCCGGCACCGCCATATTTTTTTGCCGCCGCACTTCCCTATTTCTTCCAGTTTCTGACAAAATCAAAAAGGGTGCGCACCGCTATGCCGGAAGGTCCTTTGGGGACATACGATTTTTCGGTAAAATCCCAGGCTGTACCGGCAATATCGAGATGGGCCCAGGGGGTCTCCCCGACAAATTCCTTGAGAAAGGCGGCGGCGGTAATGGTTCCGCCATCCTTTTTACCAACGTTTTTGAGATCGGCGATCTCGGATTTGAGCTGCTTGGTATACTCAGCGTCAAGGGGCAACCGCCACAGGGGTTCGCCACTGCGCGTGCCGGCGGCAAGAAGGCGGTCGCATAAACCATCGTCGTTGGACAACAAGCCGGTACGGTGATGGCCAAGGCCGACAATGACGGCGCCGGTCAGGGTTGCTACGTCAACCACCATGTCGGGCTTGTATTTTTTGATCCCGTAGGCCAGGGCATCGGCCAGAAGAAGACGACCCTCGGCATCGGTATTGACCACCTCCACGGTTTTGCCGCCGTACTGGGTGATCACATCTCCAGGCTTGAGAGCGGCTGGGCCGGGCAGATTTTCCGTAGCCGGGACAATGGCCACCAGGTTCAACCCTTTGAGTTTTGCTTGGGCAACCGCCTGCATGGCGCAAAGGACCGCCGCCCCCCCGCACATATCGTATTTCATCTCTTCCATCCCAGCACTGGGCTTGAGCGAGATGCCGCCGGAATCAAAGGTGAGTCCCTTGCCGACCAGCAGCAGGGTCGGCGCACTTGGCTTTACGGTATACTCCAGAATCACCATTTCAGGAGGGAGCGCCGAACCCTGATTGACACCGAGGATCCCGCCCATAGCGAGCTTCTTCATCCGGGCCTGATCCAGCACCGTGCAGCGCATGCCATGGGTAGCGGCCAACTGTCGTCCGTATTCGGAAAAATTCCCTGGCCCCCAGTAATTTGCGGGCTCATTGGCCATGTCGCGAGCCTTGCAGGCACACTGCGCCGAGATTTCCCCCATTTTGAGCGATTTGGCAATCCCGGCACTGTCCGCCCCATAGAAGGCCGCCTTGGCTAACAACTCCCCGGCTGCATCCGGCTCCTTTTTAGTTTTGTATTTTTTGAAGCGGTAGGCGCCCAGCACAATCCCCTCGGAAAGCCCCTCGATCATCTCACTCGGATCACAATCGATATCGGGCAGAACAAGCAACAATTCCTCCGCCTTGCCTTTCATGGCCAGCGAGGCAATGGTGCCTCCGGCCTTGCGAAACGACTCACGATCCAACGCCTCCTTACCCAAACCGACAACCAGTATCCTCTTTGCAGACACCTCGCCCGCCTTGCCTTTCTCCGGATAAAAAAGAAGATGCTCCCCCTCTTTCCCTGAAAATTCCCCAAGCCCATGGACCTGCCGAATAATTGCATCCACCGTTCCGTTGCCACAGCGAGGAGACCCCTTGCCGGGCCGGCGGGTCAGATAGACGAGAAGATCCCCGACATAGGTTTTGGGGCCAATCTTACTGAGCTGCAACATACATGTGTTCCTCACTGTTTTAGAAACGTAACGAAATACGCAGGACCGGGACAATCACGTAAGGGCTTATTCCCCAAAAACGGCAAAACCTGGACCGGGGAGACGAAAACTGTTCGCCCAACTCTTCTTAGATAACGCGTATTGGCGGAATTGTAAAAAACTATGATTGAGGACGGTAATCAGGCGGCAATGGGAATGGTTTTTTCCATGATCAGACCGCTGGCAGATTCAAGCCAGTGCATCACAGGCAGATCAGAAGGAAGCAGATTGAAATCCGTGGTGATTGTCTCACCGTTGGCGACCTTAAGCAGACATCGGTCGGCAATGGCCACGCATAACGGCACCCCCTGCAGGACATTGAGCGGCTGGCTGTGGTTTGCCGCCGTGTCCACCATGACCATGGGAAGATTCCACCAAAGCAGCAGAGCGCTGCCCAACTCAAGATGACTGATGCCAAAAATCTGCTCTTCCAC
Proteins encoded in this window:
- a CDS encoding response regulator yields the protein MKKQNSTSKRKLKILIVDDLEFPRMVIRNMFHDLGYESHNNILEAANGLEALAVLKETPIDLIVCDWLMPIMTGFELLQKIRATPEFAKIPFIMITAEAEKGNILEAIKAGVSQYIVKPFTAETLYLKIESVFAKSK
- a CDS encoding TorD/DmsD family molecular chaperone — its product is MAEIYRFLAQSMRYPTSDWMQADYFSILDAFLAELGWDDEAQALRQSISDKTDWLEPIQVEHTRLFVNAIPKVVAPPYGSVYLSDDGMLYGPSAEKAKAFYREQGFELVGESDIPDHINFELEFLALLAEEGKTQEEELFLQKHFRPWFPSFRARVLAEVRHPYYRVLVNLIDFFIREEL
- a CDS encoding response regulator transcription factor, with translation MDKTILLVDDEELFRERLAKAFSQRGFTVFTAGDFDEAMRVIGKQRPAMGVIDLKMPGRSGLELIAEARKIKPDMQLVVLTGYGSIATATEAVRLGALYYLPKPADVDDILGAFARNPELALDVDQDEFTAPSLARAEWEHINRVLTDCGGNISLAAKKLDLHRRTLQRKLQKYPPNK
- a CDS encoding nitrous oxide reductase accessory protein NosL produces the protein MHPRQTNKPAKPWLIILSISAMLLASPLAFAAPPSAPAAALAPQVISETMHCAACGMFPQRYPQWQSQIIFTDASMAAFDGCKCMFRFLLNMQKFAPERKAEQVAAVWVKDFKSGTWIDGKAAYYVIGSKEMGPMGKELIPFTAKSAAEEFQKANGGSIETYANISMDTIKPLMGGMQMNMPHSPMH
- a CDS encoding leucyl aminopeptidase, producing the protein MLQLSKIGPKTYVGDLLVYLTRRPGKGSPRCGNGTVDAIIRQVHGLGEFSGKEGEHLLFYPEKGKAGEVSAKRILVVGLGKEALDRESFRKAGGTIASLAMKGKAEELLLVLPDIDCDPSEMIEGLSEGIVLGAYRFKKYKTKKEPDAAGELLAKAAFYGADSAGIAKSLKMGEISAQCACKARDMANEPANYWGPGNFSEYGRQLAATHGMRCTVLDQARMKKLAMGGILGVNQGSALPPEMVILEYTVKPSAPTLLLVGKGLTFDSGGISLKPSAGMEEMKYDMCGGAAVLCAMQAVAQAKLKGLNLVAIVPATENLPGPAALKPGDVITQYGGKTVEVVNTDAEGRLLLADALAYGIKKYKPDMVVDVATLTGAVIVGLGHHRTGLLSNDDGLCDRLLAAGTRSGEPLWRLPLDAEYTKQLKSEIADLKNVGKKDGGTITAAAFLKEFVGETPWAHLDIAGTAWDFTEKSYVPKGPSGIAVRTLFDFVRNWKK
- a CDS encoding helix-turn-helix domain-containing protein, with product MLVRTKKHHTESVRFVGPPAAIERLRKLARETGVAEEAESIPASMLNPELDSNPGGVYLKGIRHRNSLSQEQLAKLTGIPRRHISEMENGKRTIGKENAKKMARALGCDYRAFL
- a CDS encoding 4Fe-4S dicluster domain-containing protein, translating into MSQYGMIIDLEKCVGCHACAIACRAEWEVPTGKDSAERERRRNWVTRLGPTKTPKGLASTYYPGLCNHCDKPACVDVCPADKVEVTFTDAKSGKTKKMEVAATWKDPFNGTVQIDKERCLGCGACADACPYSARYVNEEESDPKADKCTFCVERVAEGLEPACVQTCLARARIFGDLNDPNSEVAKYVKKGAAKLESAKVKIGPNVRYYGNKKDMHLLTTTCTPQAMPQANLRRTIMAHMLKPAMDQVKGLGMLGLAGAVIVKGLSDDEKE
- a CDS encoding molybdopterin-containing oxidoreductase family protein; its protein translation is MALNLTRRKFLQTASLAAASAAMSGCFARQANASTPFVKKPFTAPGSFAGTKTAVGGVCEMCFWRCQLVGKVRDGKLVKLEGNPKSIDNGQSICARGNAGVKLLYDPDRLKFPMKNVGKRGAPEWKRISWTEALDECATKLKAVVDKHGPQGIAIFPHGSSAKYPMTFFENVVGTPNNSEASFFQCRGIRDTAYVATLGVAPGENVDMANAKAIFLLGGHFGENVHVSHLKRYLKGLENGAKLIVVDPRFSASVSKADIWVKIKPGTDTAFLLAIMNYLIKEGKYDKKYVAEHGKGFDEFSKGIAHATLKWAAKTCDVPEKQIKQVADMLAANAPNVSIHPGRHVSWHGNDFQRERALACLTGLLGAIGVKGGFVAGKGPKTGKAGWPKPMAEHAEKFALHKMAKVYKFSPPGTPTDLIRNAAVTGKPYAIKGFVAWGQNPIQTVPDQALTIKMLEQMDFVMVCDVMPTDITMYADILLPESSYLERYDHIQKGTQWNFADPHQQFISARMPLVSPTAADHERKESVWIMNELAKRMGYGEHIKVKSAEDMINTMLKDANLTIEQLVKEDGIHLQPGVDPYGKALDVEFHSAELAEAGYPAIPTYVPVPEPPKGFARLVYGRAPMHTFNRTQNNTWLHNEMPINPVWLNDECAKKMGLKDGDTIELVNQDGVKSRTSSVVKVTPGIRKDTVYTAHGYGTMNKAMTVGVGAGIDDQSLITKVAVDPETGAHGMRNNFVKFIKNGKVLSIPA
- a CDS encoding ATP-binding protein, producing the protein MHCAHQNSNFSGEAKNDTSARIAFAWLLHLRWGAVAAQVLLVLIALFFLKITLPYRIIFSILAFEVLSNLLFSFLKRKETAIAAPIFALVMFLDISLLTGLIYYSGGPMNPFTFLYLVHITLGAILLPPGWSWGLAFFTSGCYASLFFLPAEGSQQQACHPAPGMPASLGDPLKIHLQGMWVAFTVTAFFIVFFVSRIQEALARHQKTLTDLQEEKTKSERMASLATLSAGAAHEFSTPLSTIAVAAGEMFHTLKNKNLTEQCPELLADVTLIREQVSRCKDILFHLAADAGDQMGEAFTDFSLDALMENLRNSFSEPIKNQVHYTNRTQGLLVRMPLRTLRRIVRGLIKNALDAAPNAPVLVECRQDATRLYIEVTDNGSGMAPDIAARATEPFFTTKEPGKGLGLGLFLAKTIAERFGGGLTLISEPGKGSTVTIFFALQQIKTGTPEVFHG